ATAGCTCTAAAAAGTGCTGAGAGATATCGTATTAAATTAGATGAAAATATTCTAAACTCTATTGAGAGAATAACTAGATGGTTTACAAACGCTGAAATAGATGCTCTAATAAGACTTGCTGCAAGTAAAGGCGATGGCATCATAACTGAAGATGCTCTTCAATGGGCTCGACAGAGATTTAATATAAATGAACAGATGAGGAGAAATATACAGGATCAATTAAGATGGTTTGCAGAGCAGATACAAGGTATAACGATAAAATATATACCCAATGATAATGAGATAGTCTAGATAGAGTCATAGCCTCCTAATATCTTCATATATTTATTCTCTTCAATTCAGATACAACATATCTAACTAGCAATCCCTTTGATAATCTAAATAATATCTTTTGAAGTAGATTGATATTTAGAGGTGCTCCTGAAGCACGAGGATGCCCACCTCCACCTAGTCTTCTTGCTATATCCCTTACATCATATCTATTAGATCTAAAACTAATACTCTTTAGTTTTTCATTAATAATAACAGCAATATCACTCTTACATCTATTCAATACAAAGTTTCCAATGATACTTGTACCAGGAATTCTATGGTGTTTAATATATATAGCTACATCAATACCATTGATTTTGATTCTATGTATCTTAGAACACAATCTCGATAGTTCATTTAATTCTTTATCAACATATTCCTCTACATACCTTTCTGAAGTCTCTATTAACCATTTAAAGTCCATATCTCTTAGAGTCTTCAAAAACATATTTAGTGCATTATATCTCCAAGAATCACTATCTTCTATTTCAATATAGCGATAAAGAAAATTTGATTCCCATCTCCTAAATAACCAGAGATCTATATCACAAACAATATCTGCAAATTCTATAGCCTTTATATCATTACTACATAGAATATTTGCTACAACACCTGAGGCACAAGTTTTAGTGTCTATGAATAATTTAATACCTCTAGCACTTAATTCATCTATCCAATCCTTTTCCCATATATGATGATCATACCATTCAATCTTTATATCCTTTAGATCCATATTGATCAAGACATTATAGAAATTTGGATTGATACCTAGATCTATTAGCACAACTTTATCACTATCTCTAAGATTTTTACTATCAATATATCTATGAATTTGAGATGGTTCTACGAAAACTATATTAGTATTAGTGATTTCTAGATTGTTACAATAAAGATATAGTGCGGCTCCTGCAATACCGTCTAGATCTGTATGGGTAAATATCTTGACTTTATTCATTATTATCACTATATCACAATACTAAAGAGATTATATAATATAAGCTCAAGTTATTGAAGTGAAGTGAATATAGTTATCAATACATTTACTTAGTACCATAGATATAGTATTTATATCATTCCTACTCAACTTAGGGTGTACAGGAAGGCTTAACTCCCTTAATGCAAGGTTAGATGAAGTAGGACAGCAATCTTTATATCCAAGAGATTTGAACAATGGTTGGCTATGTAATGGTAGTGGATAGTTTATTGCTACCTCCACTCCATTACTATTCATACATTCATATAAATAATCCCTTAGTGTTTTATCCTTAAGTTTAATAGCATAGAGATGATATACATGTCTAGCCCAAGGTTCCTCAACAGGCAACTCTATGACATTACCATATTGAGCATTTATACTGGTTATAATTGCTGAGAGAAGCTGTGCATTATCCCTTCTAATCTCGTTTAATCTATCTAGTTTTCTCAATTGAGCTCTTCCTATAGCAGCTTGTATCGAGGTCATCCTATAATTGCCACCAAGTTCAGCATGAATATATCTAGATATCTGTCCATGATTTCTAAGCAGTTTAACTTTCTCAATAACTTCTTTCTTATCTGAAACTACCATTCCTCCTTCACCTGTAGTAATATTCTTTGTTGCATAAAAGCTAAATATAGCAGCATCTCCAAAGGATCCTACTTTTTGTCCCCAAGCTTCAGCACCATGTGCTTGTGCAGCATCTTCTATAAGCATAATATTTTTATCGCCTATGACTTCTTTAACTGCCTTAATATTTGCTGGATGTCCAAATAAATGAACTACTATTACTGCTTTTGTTCTATCACTAATCTTGTTCTTGAGATCCTCTATATCTATATTAAATGTATTGACATCAACATCAACAAATTTAGGTATTGCTCCCACCATTAAAGGTGCTGTTGCTGTAGCGATAAAGGTGTAATCAGGAACTAGAACTTCATCTCCTTGACCTATACCTAATGCTTTAAGAGCTAACATTAGAGCTACTGTTCCATTACTTACAGCAGCTGAATACCTTACACCTATATATTCAGCAAACTCTTTTTCAAACATCTCAACCTCTGGGCCTTGAGCTAACCATCCACTTTTTAAGACTCTAATTACAGAATCTATTTCTTCTTGCTCTATTACTGGTTCAAACAATTTGATATTTATAGATCTATTACTCATGAATTATAACCTCAACACTCTAGTGAGAGTAGTTAATTTTTTATATGTATTCAAAGTCACATATATATCTTCCTCAATCCTAACACCATATCTACCCCTAATATATATTCCCGGTTCAATTGTAATGACATCGCCATTGATAAGCCTGTGTTCAGACCTTGGAGAAAGTCTAGGCTCTTCATGTACATCTATGCCTATTCCGTGTCCAAGTCCGTGAAGGAAATATTTATCTAATCCTCTCTTCTTTAATACATCTCTAGCTACATAATCTATGTTTTTACATATTGCATCCTGACCTACAACCTTTAACGTCTCATCAATAGCTTCATCAATAATGTTAATATTATCCTCTAAATCATTATATTCCTCTCCTAGCTTATTTGGTATAATCATTCTTGTTATATCAGATACATACCCCTGGACTCTAACCCCAAAATCTATGAGAATAGGTTCACGACCTGTAAACCTTTGCAGAGTTGGTATATGATGAGGCTTAGAAGTATTAACTCCTATTGCAACTATACTTCCAAAAGCAAATCCATCAGCTCCAAATTCTCTAGCTTTCTTTTCTATTAAAGCCGCTATAGTTTTTTCATCAATACCAATAACTATTTCAGAGAGTATTGAGTCCAATGCTTTCTCAGTAATTCTTACAGCCTTACCTATAATATCGGCTTCTGCCTGGTCTTTAGATCTCCTACACCTTCGAATTAAACCTCTAATATCTATACATATAGAGTCTAGGCAGTATATAGGTTCATCAATCATTATTATTCTATTCTTTTTTATATATTCATGTATTATAGAATTAAGCTTATCATGATCTATAATATCAACACCTAGATCTAATCCCATATCTCTACTAGCAACAGGATAAATATTGACTCCCTTAACTCCATAGATCTCTTCTACTCTATAAAAATCCAAGGCACTTACATAGATATCAATGTCAAATGTATCAAGATGTAATATAGATGCAAAAATGCTTACCTCTTCTGGCGGAGGATTGTAAATTTCTGCAAATAAATATGTTAGTGATTCTTTGCTTCTAAATATAGCTATATTGCCATCGATACCCATCTCTTTTATAGCTTTTATTATCTTTGAAATCCTATTTTTGAATAGATTCGTATTCATCAACCCCTAGAAAATTTGTATCGGTGCAAAAAGTTTATGAGTTCTCCTATATTTCTAATATCTAGGAGAAAAAATACCAGTAACTATAGTATAGTAATCGTAATCAAAGATATAGTGAGGTCTGGAAGTAATGTTCAAACATGGTATGCCATATAATCCATGTCCAAGATGTAAGAATGAACTACAACTTTCAATAGAAGTTGAAAAGAAACAAAAGATGGCTACAATTTCATATACATATATATGTCCAGTTTGCAAATACAAAGATGTTAATGAATACATAGAACTACAGTTGAATGGAAATAAAGTTTTAGTGAGAAGAATACGACTAAAGACCGATAGCCAGAAAAAATTACCACAATAAATCTTTTTATAGTCTAAACTCACTATCTTTATCTACATAAAAACTATGTAGATCTATTTGGGGAAGTAATATGAATAGTAAAATAACAATGGCACTGTATATCATTATACCATTGATATTCTTTGCAACAGTAAGTACCTTTGTTCCACCCAATTGGACCTTTGTAGTATTTCTGTTATACACAATTGTCTTCTTATCTATTGCCTCCATAATACCTCAGTTAAGAGCTAGAAAGAAAGCTTCAGAAGCTGGGGGAAATGTAATCTTAAGATCAAATGAACAGGAGGTACTAAAGCTTATTACAAAGGACACACAGCTTAGTGATGAAATAAAGTCTCAACTTACTAGTACAATGATATTATTCATCGCTCCATTCATTATCTGGTACATAGTTTCTATAACCATATACCCCATATTAATTCCACAGAATTCAGGAAACATTGATCTTATGCAACGCTTCTTAAGAAATCTCATATTTTATGGAATCCTAATGGGTATATTCCAAGGTCTGAGAATGGTAACCATGCCTAAGAAGATGATTATTGCAATAACAAAGTACGAAATTAGAAATGTTGGATTAAAACTCGGCTCTATATTTATTCCATTTCCAATAGATCTTAAGAGATATAGTATTTCTGTTGATCATAAAAGATGTTTTGTCGAAATATTTGATAGATCGTCAAGACAAGCCTTTAGGCTCTATGCTACAGATCCTCAAAAAATAATTTCAATAATAGAGAGATATGGTATGTCTAAATGATTCTATACACCTCTAAGTCTTGGAGAGTTCCAGAACCTATAGAAAAAGATAAAAATATACCTATCACTATTCTTAAATCTCTCCTACAACCTCTACATGACATCAGGATTATTATAATTCTACTACTCATAGGTATTACATTTATAGTAACTGGAATAATTATAGTAATGAAATTTTATCGTAAAATAGCTCCTAAAGAGGTTCGACAGCTTCCCCAACCCTAATATTTTTGTATACTATTGCCTTAGCAACACCAATAGCTGCTACATAGCTCCATCTTCTATATGGAACAACTCTTATGTAGACAACCCAATCAGGATTCTTAAGATTTACCTTTCTATCAATTCCTTCAGCAATAGCCTTAATAGCATCCATACTAGATATCTTTACTAGTCTACCACTACTATCTATAGAATAGAGCCGGCCATGCAAAGTTACTCTATAAGTAGCATCTCTAGGTATTCTATTTAAAGCATATTCTTGAGCTTTACGAGATACTCTATCGAGAATAGGATCAACAATTTCATCCACTGGTATTACTCTTTGTATTGGTGTATCCTTATTGTAAAGACATTTCTTAAGATTATACCAAACCTCATACGGATTTGATACAGCTAACAATATTAATGAAGATCTTATCCTTACGATTACATATGATGTCCCTATACAACTATTAATCTGTGAGAAAACCCAATCTATATTCTCTCTACCAGGCTCACACGTTATAATTAGATTAAAACTCATATTATCTACCACCAACCCTTATAAAAGAAATTTTAGATCTAGGTATTATCAATGCTCTATTTCCTTGCGCTATACCAATCTCATTTTTTGTTATCTTAACTATCCTTCCACCTATTTCTTGACCATTTATTAACCTTAACTCCACATCTACACCAATAAAATCTTCATCAAGTATATATTCTTTTTCGCAACATTCCGAAGAGCCATGCAAATCACTTAATCCTGAAACCATATAGAGTATTGAGGCTCTCTCAATAATTATAGGATTATTTTCGACATACATCCCTATTTCATGAGCAGCTACCTCATCTACTAATCCAATTAGCTTTTCACCATCTATAGTATATACCTCTAGACTTCTACCCTCAAATCTATGATCTATAATACTATAACCTTTTCTCCTAGATTGATATATTTGTGAATCCATTATCTTTCTCCATCTCTATACTTATATCCAAGTATCTAAGTTAATTTTCTAGGTATATATACTCTCTATACCTAATTAGCTTAAAGGTTGCTGGTGTATTTAATGTGGATATAAAGAAGAAAAAGAACGATATACGCTTAAGTATTTGGAAGATGATGGAAGAACAAAATATTGCTACCTTTCCTAGACCTGTATACAATAGAATACCAAACTTCATTGGTGCTGAAGTTGCTGGTATTAACATATTGCGTCTTAATCAATTCAAAAAAGCAGAGATAATATTAGTATCTCCTGATGCTCCTCAAAAGCATGTAAGATTCTTAGCCTTACAGCATGGCAAGAAGGTTATTATGCCTACACCGCATATAAGAAATGGTTTTATATTATTAGATCCTACTACTATTCCTAAACGCAATCTAAAAATTGCATCAACAATATCTGGTGCATATAGATTTGGCCATATATTAAAACCGTGGGATTTACCAAGAATAGACTTTATCGTTATAGGATCTGTTGCTGTAAATAAATTAGGTGCTAGACTGGGGAAGGGTGGAGGATATGCTGAGCTTGAATATGCTATTCTTAGATCACTATGCAAAGTTTCAGAGGATACATATATAGCTACAACAATACACGATATACAATTGATTGATACGGATATACCTATGGAGCCTTATGACCTTGGTGTTGATATAATAGTTACACCAACTAATATTATAGAGGTTAGACCTAGACCTAGAAAACCTAGTGGTATACTATGGGAGCTACTCACCCCAGATAAATATAGAGAGATCCCGTTGCTGTCCGAAATCAAGAATATGTTAATAAACAAAAAACATTTAATCTGTAGCTAAGTTATAGTGTTAATAGTGAGGGTGAACAATATTTGTGTTAATAACTATATATAACACATTGTCTAGAAGAATTGAACCCTTTGAACCTATCAATCCTCCACTAGTTAAAGCATACTTTTGCGGTCCTACAGTTTACGACTATACTCATCTTGGTCATATAAGAGCGTATTTAGCATTTGATTTTATAAAGAGATATTTAAAGCTTAGAGGTTATGACATCATACATATACAGAATATTACTGATATAGATGATAAAATTATCAAGAGAGCTAACGAAGAGGGTGTATCGTGGAAAGAACTAACGGATAAATATATAAGAGATTATCTACAGATTCTCAACGCTTTAAAGATTGAAATACACCTTCATCCAAGAGTTACTGAACACATTAATGAAATAATAGAGTTTATCAAAGGTTTAATAGATAAGGGATATGCATATGTAGCACCAAGCGGCTCTGTATACTTTGATATATCCTTAGTAAATGATTATGGTAAACTCTCAGGAAGGAAAAAGGCTGAAGAGTGGAGACAAGAGGAGGAATTTTTATCTGAAAAAAGAAATCCGTATGATTTCGCTCTATGGAAAGCCTCAAAACCGGGTGAACCATTCTGGGAATCTCCATGGGGGCGTGGTAGACCTGGTTGGCACACAGAATGTGCCGTCATGAGCTCTAAGTATCTTGGAACACAGTTTGATGTTCATGGAGGTGGACAAGATCTGATATTTCCACACCATGAAAATGAAATTGCTATGGCAGAGGCCTTGTATGGGGTAAAACCATGGGTGAAGTACTGGATACATGTAGGATATCTAACAATTAGAGGTGAAAAGATGAGCAAAAGCCTTGGAAATGTAATTTATGCTAAAGATGCTATAAATAAGTATTCTCCAGAAATCTTAAGGTTATGGGCATTTTCATCCCATTATAGAAAACAGGTAGAGGTTAGCGATGAAGTACTAAATAGTTATAGGGATGTATATTCAAGGCTTGTATTAGCAGTTGAGACCCTAAAGAAAATTATAAAACAAGAGAATATTAAATACTCATTAAAAGAAGATGAGATTAATATTCTGAAGAAACTTGAAATGATAGAAATAGAATTTCATAAGGCAATGTCTGATGACTTTAATACCCCCAAGGCTTTTGAAGCTGTTCATGAACTAACTTCACTAGTATTTAAAGAAATTGAAAGATATGAAACCTTTGAATTAGCATTAAGAGCTTATGAAATTCTATTAAACTTTAACAAGGTTATTGGTGTTCTAGATAAATATTTTGAAGAAAGTATTA
Above is a genomic segment from Ignisphaera aggregans DSM 17230 containing:
- a CDS encoding phosphoesterase DHHA1 (COGs: COG2404 phosphohydrolase (DHH superfamily)~InterPro IPR003156~KEGG: hbu:Hbut_0446 DHH family phosphohydrolase~PFAM: phosphoesterase DHHA1~SPTR: A2BK01 Predicted phosphohydrolase, DHH superfamily~PFAM: DHHA1 domain); its protein translation is MNKVKIFTHTDLDGIAGAALYLYCNNLEITNTNIVFVEPSQIHRYIDSKNLRDSDKVVLIDLGINPNFYNVLINMDLKDIKIEWYDHHIWEKDWIDELSARGIKLFIDTKTCASGVVANILCSNDIKAIEFADIVCDIDLWLFRRWESNFLYRYIEIEDSDSWRYNALNMFLKTLRDMDFKWLIETSERYVEEYVDKELNELSRLCSKIHRIKINGIDVAIYIKHHRIPGTSIIGNFVLNRCKSDIAVIINEKLKSISFRSNRYDVRDIARRLGGGGHPRASGAPLNINLLQKILFRLSKGLLVRYVVSELKRINI
- a CDS encoding Glutamine--scyllo-inositol transaminase (COGs: COG0399 pyridoxal phosphate-dependent enzyme apparently involved in regulation of cell wall biogenesis~InterPro IPR000653:IPR001597~KEGG: pab:PAB0774 aspartate aminotransferase~PFAM: DegT/DnrJ/EryC1/StrS aminotransferase; aromatic amino acid beta-eliminating lyase/threonine aldolase~PRIAM: Glutamine--scyllo-inositol transaminase~SPTR: Q9UZI4 Pleiotropic regulatory protein degT~PFAM: DegT/DnrJ/EryC1/StrS aminotransferase family), coding for MSNRSINIKLFEPVIEQEEIDSVIRVLKSGWLAQGPEVEMFEKEFAEYIGVRYSAAVSNGTVALMLALKALGIGQGDEVLVPDYTFIATATAPLMVGAIPKFVDVDVNTFNIDIEDLKNKISDRTKAVIVVHLFGHPANIKAVKEVIGDKNIMLIEDAAQAHGAEAWGQKVGSFGDAAIFSFYATKNITTGEGGMVVSDKKEVIEKVKLLRNHGQISRYIHAELGGNYRMTSIQAAIGRAQLRKLDRLNEIRRDNAQLLSAIITSINAQYGNVIELPVEEPWARHVYHLYAIKLKDKTLRDYLYECMNSNGVEVAINYPLPLHSQPLFKSLGYKDCCPTSSNLALRELSLPVHPKLSRNDINTISMVLSKCIDNYIHFTSIT
- a CDS encoding peptidase M24 (COGs: COG0006 Xaa-Pro aminopeptidase~InterPro IPR001714:IPR000994:IPR001131~KEGG: tle:Tlet_1509 peptidase M24~PFAM: peptidase M24~SPTR: A8F7D1 Peptidase M24~PFAM: Metallopeptidase family M24), with product MNTNLFKNRISKIIKAIKEMGIDGNIAIFRSKESLTYLFAEIYNPPPEEVSIFASILHLDTFDIDIYVSALDFYRVEEIYGVKGVNIYPVASRDMGLDLGVDIIDHDKLNSIIHEYIKKNRIIMIDEPIYCLDSICIDIRGLIRRCRRSKDQAEADIIGKAVRITEKALDSILSEIVIGIDEKTIAALIEKKAREFGADGFAFGSIVAIGVNTSKPHHIPTLQRFTGREPILIDFGVRVQGYVSDITRMIIPNKLGEEYNDLEDNINIIDEAIDETLKVVGQDAICKNIDYVARDVLKKRGLDKYFLHGLGHGIGIDVHEEPRLSPRSEHRLINGDVITIEPGIYIRGRYGVRIEEDIYVTLNTYKKLTTLTRVLRL
- a CDS encoding hypothetical protein (KEGG: hbu:Hbut_1200 hypothetical protein); its protein translation is MFKHGMPYNPCPRCKNELQLSIEVEKKQKMATISYTYICPVCKYKDVNEYIELQLNGNKVLVRRIRLKTDSQKKLPQ
- a CDS encoding membrane protein (COGs: COG4920 membrane protein~KEGG: pai:PAE1710 hypothetical protein~SPTR: Q8ZWM9 Putative uncharacterized protein~PFAM: Predicted membrane protein (DUF2208)) — protein: MNSKITMALYIIIPLIFFATVSTFVPPNWTFVVFLLYTIVFLSIASIIPQLRARKKASEAGGNVILRSNEQEVLKLITKDTQLSDEIKSQLTSTMILFIAPFIIWYIVSITIYPILIPQNSGNIDLMQRFLRNLIFYGILMGIFQGLRMVTMPKKMIIAITKYEIRNVGLKLGSIFIPFPIDLKRYSISVDHKRCFVEIFDRSSRQAFRLYATDPQKIISIIERYGMSK
- a CDS encoding conserved hypothetical protein (InterPro IPR004114~KEGG: dka:DKAM_0671 hypothetical protein~SPTR: B8D4G6 Putative uncharacterized protein); its protein translation is MSFNLIITCEPGRENIDWVFSQINSCIGTSYVIVRIRSSLILLAVSNPYEVWYNLKKCLYNKDTPIQRVIPVDEIVDPILDRVSRKAQEYALNRIPRDATYRVTLHGRLYSIDSSGRLVKISSMDAIKAIAEGIDRKVNLKNPDWVVYIRVVPYRRWSYVAAIGVAKAIVYKNIRVGEAVEPL
- a CDS encoding 5-formyltetrahydrofolate cyclo-ligase (COGs: COG0212 5-formyltetrahydrofolate cyclo-ligase~InterPro IPR002698~KEGG: pas:Pars_0840 5-formyltetrahydrofolate cyclo-ligase~PFAM: 5-formyltetrahydrofolate cyclo-ligase~SPTR: A4WJ59 5-formyltetrahydrofolate cyclo-ligase~PFAM: 5-formyltetrahydrofolate cyclo-ligase family), with protein sequence MDIKKKKNDIRLSIWKMMEEQNIATFPRPVYNRIPNFIGAEVAGINILRLNQFKKAEIILVSPDAPQKHVRFLALQHGKKVIMPTPHIRNGFILLDPTTIPKRNLKIASTISGAYRFGHILKPWDLPRIDFIVIGSVAVNKLGARLGKGGGYAELEYAILRSLCKVSEDTYIATTIHDIQLIDTDIPMEPYDLGVDIIVTPTNIIEVRPRPRKPSGILWELLTPDKYREIPLLSEIKNMLINKKHLICS
- a CDS encoding cysteinyl-tRNA synthetase (COGs: COG0215 Cysteinyl-tRNA synthetase~InterPro IPR015803:IPR015413:IPR015273:IPR002308~KEGG: hbu:Hbut_1188 cysteinyl-tRNA synthetase~PFAM: Cysteinyl-tRNA synthetase class Ia ; tRNA synthetase class I (M); Cysteinyl-tRNA synthetase class Ia DALR~SPTR: A2BM11 Cysteinyl-tRNA synthetase~TIGRFAM: cysteinyl-tRNA synthetase~PFAM: tRNA synthetases class I (C) catalytic domain; DALR domain~TIGRFAM: cysteinyl-tRNA synthetase) codes for the protein MLITIYNTLSRRIEPFEPINPPLVKAYFCGPTVYDYTHLGHIRAYLAFDFIKRYLKLRGYDIIHIQNITDIDDKIIKRANEEGVSWKELTDKYIRDYLQILNALKIEIHLHPRVTEHINEIIEFIKGLIDKGYAYVAPSGSVYFDISLVNDYGKLSGRKKAEEWRQEEEFLSEKRNPYDFALWKASKPGEPFWESPWGRGRPGWHTECAVMSSKYLGTQFDVHGGGQDLIFPHHENEIAMAEALYGVKPWVKYWIHVGYLTIRGEKMSKSLGNVIYAKDAINKYSPEILRLWAFSSHYRKQVEVSDEVLNSYRDVYSRLVLAVETLKKIIKQENIKYSLKEDEINILKKLEMIEIEFHKAMSDDFNTPKAFEAVHELTSLVFKEIERYETFELALRAYEILLNFNKVIGVLDKYFEESITVDIEMIEKLIELILKVRTELRKRKEYELSDKIRQELLMLGIKVFDYKDGSKWVIER